One segment of Eschrichtius robustus isolate mEscRob2 chromosome 3, mEscRob2.pri, whole genome shotgun sequence DNA contains the following:
- the LOC137760630 gene encoding tigger transposable element-derived protein 1-like yields MTSKCSSERKNLMSLTLNQKLEMIMHSEEGMLKAVIGQKIGLLCQTVSQAVSAKEKFLKEIKGDSPVNTQTIRKWNSPIADMEKVLVVWMEDQTSHNIPSSQSLIQSKALTLFNSMKAEIDEEASGEKFEASRGGLMMFKERSHLHNVKVQGEAASADEEAAASYPEDVPK; encoded by the coding sequence atgacctctaagtgttcaagtgaaaggaagaatctcatgtctctcactttaaatcaaaagctagaaatgattatgcatagtgaggaaggcatgttaaAAGCTGTGATAGGTCAAAAGataggcctcttgtgccaaacagttagccaagctgtgagtgcaaaggaaaagttcttgaaggaaattaaaggtgATTCCCCAGTGAACACACAAACGATAAGAAAGTGGAACAGCcctattgctgatatggagaaagttttagtggtctggatggaagatcaaaccagccacaacattccttcaagccaaagcctaatccagagcaaggccctaactctcttcaattctatgaaagcTGAGATTGATGAGGAAGCTTCaggagaaaagtttgaagctagcagaggtggGTTAATgatgtttaaggaaagaagccatctccataacgtaaaagtgcaaggtgaagcagcaagtgctgatgaagaagctgcagcaagttatccagaagacgTACCTAAGTAa
- the LOC137760631 gene encoding bile acid receptor-like, with protein sequence MANTYVTASDGYCLAEPVQYYDILPEQINYQLYDIDFQESPYCQYSTVQFPPALQYQSLQSHLNTYSLDPQFSGGEYGILSCELNKSTYVVAHDAEDGYPGIKRSRITHSSIRIKGQEDLCVVCGDKASGYHYNALTCEGCKGFFRRSITKNAVYSCKNGGHCEMDMYMRRKCQECRLKKCKAVGMLEECLLTEIQCRSKRLRKNFKQKNNFYSNIKVEEEGVNNKLVSPTTRSGKVIQESMELTQEEHQLINNIVAAHQKYTIPLEETERFLQGYANPELIFLRLSETVVLHIQRLMDFTKRLPGFENLTNEDQTALQKGSKTEVMFLHVAQIYSQKECLSSTSESEKGTMKISDHSDHSLNCHDQSGDRSAIYPMETFCNEDCPSAMLTGIAEEFITTLYYFCRRMSELSITNTEYALLAATTVFFSELLLRIYRHKMDIIKGSSNFVEYRTTTRGTSSILFKIRPQRSNGYCYCMVLRPRPTEAADRYLAVTPPTARHLPPGRSAGAISRFFRGSEAEVRVGSFCCPNRQQVAVRATTEPEVSR encoded by the exons ATGGCCAATACTTATGTCACTGCATCTGATGGGTATTGTCTTGCTGAACCAGTGCAGTACTACG ATATTTTGCCAGAACAAATCAATTATCAGCTGTACGACATTGATTTTCAAGAATCACCTTATTGCCAGTATTCTACTGTCCAGTTTCCTCCAGCTCTACAGTACCAATCTTTACAAAGTCATCTCAACACTTATAGCTTGGATCCACAGTTCAGTGGTGGAGAGTATGGAATTCTTTCCTGTGAATTAAATAAATCCACTTACGTGGTTGCCCACGATGCTGAAGATGGTTACCCTGGAATAAAGAGGTCCAGAATAACTCATTCTTCCATTCGTATTAAGGGACAGGAAGATCTCTGTGTAGTTTGTGGTGATAAAGCATCAGGATATCATTACAATGCACTTACTTGTGAAGGTTGCAAAG GGTTTTTTCGACGTAGCATCACCAAAAATGCAGTATATAGTTGCAAGAATGGTGGTCACTGTGAAATGGACATGTACATGCGTAGAAAATGTCAAGAGTGCAGACTAAAAAAGTGTAAGGCAGTAGGAATGTTGGAAGAAT GTTTGCTCACAGAAATCCAGTGCAGATCAAAGAGACTTCGAAAGAACTTTAAGCAGAAGAATAATTTTTACTCTAACATCaaagtggaagaggaaggggTAAACAACAAGCTTGTGTCACCTACCACTAGATCTGGAAAAGTG ATTCAGGAGAGCATGGAACTAACTCAAGAGGAACATCAGCTCATTAACAACATCGTGGCCGCTCATCAAAAATATACAATTCCAttagaagaaacagaaagattT CTGCAGGGATATGCAAATCCTGAACTGATCTTCTTGCGACTCTCAGAGACAGTTGTCCTACATATACAGAGGTTAATGGATTTCACCAAGAGACTCCCAG GATTTGAAAATTTGACCAATGAGGATCAGACTGCATTACAGAAGGGATCAAAAACTGAAGTGATGTTCCTTCATGTGGCCCAAATTTACAGTCAAAAAGAATGTCTTTCATCAACTTCTGAAAGTGAAAAAG GTACTATGAAAATATCAGATCATTCAGATCATTCACTGAATTGTCATGATCAAAGTGGTGATAGAAGTGCTATTTATCCTATGGAAACATTTTGCAATGAAGATTGTCCTTCTGCTATGCTGACtg GTATTGCTGAAGAATTTATTACCACACTGTATTACTTCTGTAGAAGAATGAGTGAGCTTAGTATTACTAATACTGAATATGCTCTGCTTGCAGCCACAACAGTGTTTTTTTCAG AATTGCTGTTACGAATATATCGCCATAAAATGGACATCATCAAGGGCTCATCAAATTTTGTGGAATATAGGACCACCACTAGAGGGACATCTAGTATTCTTTTCAAGATTCGTCCCCAAAGAAGCAATGGTTATTGTTACTGCATG GTCTTGCGCCCCCGGCCAACGGAGGCCGCCGACCGTTATTTAGCCGTTACACCGCCAACCGCCCGGCACCTCCCACCTGGCCGCTCGGCTGGAGCGATTTCCCGCTTTTTCCGAGGTTCGGAGGCAGAAGTTCGTGTTGGTTCTTTCTGCTGCCCTAATAGACAGCAGGTGGCGGTTCGCGCGACCACCGAGCCCGAGGTTTCCCGCTAG